Within the Cystobacter fuscus DSM 2262 genome, the region AGCGCCTCCTGGGTCTCCGCCAGGCGCTGCTGCTCGGCCGAGAGTCCGGACTGGGCCAGGGCGAGGGACTCCTTCAACCGCAGCCGCGCATCGCGCTCCAGCCCGAGCTCCACGAGCGTCCGCTCCCGCTCCTCGTCGGCCCGGACCCGCGCCTGCTGCTCGGCCGCGATGGTGCCGTGGGTCGCCTCGAGCTCCTCCTGGAGCCGGGAGATGGACTCGATGTCCGAGGCCCGCACGCGCTCCAGCTCCGCGAGGGACTCCTCGACCTCCGTCACGCGCCGCCGCAGGGCACCGCGCTCATCGGCCCACTGCTGACGTTGGGCCTCCAGAGCGGAGAGGGCGCGCTGGGCGTCGTGCCGCGCGGCTTCCTCCAGACGAAGCTGGTGCTCCAGCTCTTCGAGCCGGCGCGCCTGGTCCTCCCGCTCGGAGCGCTCCTGAGCCGCCTCGGCCAGGGCCTGCTCGGTGCGCTCGCGCTCCTGGGCCACGGCGTGCTCCAGCCGCCCCTCGGCGAGCCGGCGCTCCTCCTCGATGGTCTCCTCCAGCTCCGCCGCGGCGCGCACGCGCTCCTGCTCCAGCGACGACAACTGGGAGCGCGCCTCGGCGAGCTCCTGCTCGAGGCGCGCGGCCGCCGCCCGGAGCTGTTCCTGGGCGCGGGAGTGCTCCTCGCCCTCGGCGTTGAGCCGCTGCACCTCGGCGCGTGCCGCGGTGAGCTCGGTGTTCACGCCTCGCAGCTCGGCCTCGCGCGCGGTGAGGCGCAGCTCCGCGTCGCGCCGTGCCGCCTCCGCGGCCGAGACCCGCCGGGAATGGGCCTCCAGCTCCCGGCTCACGCGCGACAGGTCGGCGTCCTGTATGCGCAGGGACTTCTCCGCCGCCTCGCGCGCGTGCTCGGCCCGGGCCACGTCCGCCTTGAGCAGCTCCACGGCGGCCAGTGCCGTCGAGTGCTGCTCGGCGAGGCGCACCTCGCGCTCCCGCGCCGCCTCCAACTGCCGCCGCGAGTCCTCGGAGTACTCACGCGAGCGCTCGGCCGCGAGCCGATCCTTCTCGCGCTCGACGCGCACGCTGGCCAGCTCGTCGCGCAGCTCGCGCTGATCGGCGTAGGCCTGGGCCAGGCGCCCGCGGGCCTCCTCCAGGGTGGTGTTCAGCTCCTCGAGGCGCGCACGCTCCAGCCGCATCGCCTCCTGGGCGCCCAGGGCCTGGACCTCGAACTCCTTGCGGGCGCGCTCGGCGGACTCCACCTCCAGCCGCTGCTGGGTGAGGCGCTTGTCCGCGTCCGACAGGCGCTCCATGGCCACCTGGAGCTCCAGGCTCGTGCGGCGCAGACGCGAGGCGAGCTCATCGCGCTCACGGGCGGAGTCGGGGGTGCCGCGCGCCTGCTCCAGTTGCGCGATGAGGCGGGCCACGTCGCTCCGGGCGGACTCCAGGGCGGGCTGGAGGGCGAGCACCTGGGCCTCGCGATCCGTCAGCTCCGCGCGCGCCCGGGCGAGGGACTCCTTGAACTTGCCGGCGCGCTCCTCCCAGCTCTTGCCGCGCTGGGCCACTTCATCCAGCTTGCCGCGGGTGAAGGCGAGCGGCTCGGGGGGCAGCTGCACCCAGGTGGGGTCCACGATGCGCGCGGGATCATGCCCCGCGACCACGAGGAAGTAGGCGGCCTCGCTCCCGTGGATGAGGGTGCCGTCGACCTGGAGCCCATCGCCCTTCTCGAAGGCGAGCTGGTAGCCCAGCACGGGGGACTGGGTGGCCACCTCCACGTGGGGGAAGTGGGGCGAGAGCGCGTCGAGCAGTTGCCCGTACGTGGGCGGCGCCTCCTCCTCCACCTCCATGAGCTGCCAGAGGGCGAGCCCCGCGCCATTGCGCAAGCCGCCCACCAGATGGCCCTGCCGGCTCACCAGCCGCGTCAGCTCGGCGAGCAGCGTGGGCGCGCGCACGTAGGGGCCGAGGTCGGCCACGAGCACCAGATCGAAGCTGCCGGGCTCGAGGTCGTCGAAGACGTTGGCGCGGAAGCGCAGCGAGGGGCCACCATGGGCCTTGTGGGCGGCCTCCACGGCGGCGACGTCGGCGTCGCAGGCCACCACGGTCCGAGCCCCGCGCTCGAGCAGGAAGCGCGCGCTCTCCCCGCCCGTGGTGGAGACCGCGTCCACTTCCAACACACGGCGGCGGGCGAAGAGGCTCTCCGCGAAGATGTACCGGGGCAACAGCTCACTGCTGCCCAGGCGGCGGAATGTAGGGTGCATGAGGTCCAGCGGACGAGTATAGCCCCGGGGAGGATTGTCCCAAGCAAAGCACCGGAGTCGGGAGGTCGCCTCTCTGCCCGGATGAAGGGAGAGCAAGCACCATGAATTCCCCGATGAGTCCCTCCCAGCACCGGCCGAGCCTCGGCCGCCGGGCCACGAGCGCCTTCACGCGGCTCCTCGTCACCCTGCTCCTGCTCGGCCTGGGGGCGGCGGTGGTCTTCCTGCTGTCGCAGCTCAACGCGCGCACCTTCTCGCTGGCCCAGGAGAGCGGGCAGTTGGTGGTGATGAAGGGCCGGCTGTTGCCCACGGGGGCGGTGCCCTACCGGCCCGGGGACGCGCGGCTGGCGGACGCCTATGCCCCCCTGGGGGTGGAGGGCCGGGACGTGAGCATGCTCGTGGAGCGCAAGTTCACCGAGCGCGACGAGCTGGACCGGGCCCTCTTCCCGCTCCTGGAGTCGCTCGCCCAGCCCAAGGTGCAGTCGGATGACCCGGCCGTGCTGGAGAAGGGGCTGTACTACCTGCGGCGCGCGGAGTTGCTCACGGGGTTGACGGAGGAGCAGCGGCGCTCGCTGGGGACGATGAAGACGGAGGTGGCCTTCTTCCAGGCGAAGCAGAAGCTGGAGGAGGCGCGGCGGGGGGTGACCGAGGCGCTCACGCAGCTCAAGCTGGCGGCGGAGAGCCGCAACCGGAACACGCAGCGGGCCAACCAGATGCTCACCACCGTGGGGCCGGCGGCGC harbors:
- a CDS encoding methyltransferase domain-containing protein, producing MHPTFRRLGSSELLPRYIFAESLFARRRVLEVDAVSTTGGESARFLLERGARTVVACDADVAAVEAAHKAHGGPSLRFRANVFDDLEPGSFDLVLVADLGPYVRAPTLLAELTRLVSRQGHLVGGLRNGAGLALWQLMEVEEEAPPTYGQLLDALSPHFPHVEVATQSPVLGYQLAFEKGDGLQVDGTLIHGSEAAYFLVVAGHDPARIVDPTWVQLPPEPLAFTRGKLDEVAQRGKSWEERAGKFKESLARARAELTDREAQVLALQPALESARSDVARLIAQLEQARGTPDSARERDELASRLRRTSLELQVAMERLSDADKRLTQQRLEVESAERARKEFEVQALGAQEAMRLERARLEELNTTLEEARGRLAQAYADQRELRDELASVRVEREKDRLAAERSREYSEDSRRQLEAAREREVRLAEQHSTALAAVELLKADVARAEHAREAAEKSLRIQDADLSRVSRELEAHSRRVSAAEAARRDAELRLTAREAELRGVNTELTAARAEVQRLNAEGEEHSRAQEQLRAAAARLEQELAEARSQLSSLEQERVRAAAELEETIEEERRLAEGRLEHAVAQERERTEQALAEAAQERSEREDQARRLEELEHQLRLEEAARHDAQRALSALEAQRQQWADERGALRRRVTEVEESLAELERVRASDIESISRLQEELEATHGTIAAEQQARVRADEERERTLVELGLERDARLRLKESLALAQSGLSAEQQRLAETQEALAQAREQLESTRQRHVQAAREGARTQEALEAERQQRTQVEEALAETRIALEAEQRARGLSDESLARLQADWEAERTQGDEARESILQVRAELEAEQQRAEHSLESLRAELEAERSRLAVLEQTLASEREGREQAEQSLARTEETWAAEQQRRAEVDTSLAALEEQLAEERLARSSLEDSLAHAQEELDTERAKRAETDESLTDMSAAWEVERDGRAAIEASLARVQAELETERTKHAEVATSLAAAEAGLESEREGRAQAEESLGILQEEMAAEQRQRSELEGLFAAERQEAEALLAEVRESLEAALASAREEGEAQRLRVEALEARLEEEQRSLAELSATVQAHEADLRLAREKLEDTEAQLAEAQAREAAASAEREARKREAVESRMELEGLRDELEAARARLVSLEAAQAQARQDAEALEAARSELEDREVLVENLREELDQTRVRLASESEQQELLTLQLESARRIAGKVTSLESSLQEERGRLEAYRAELESVRAELETARERVAELEKQNDAAEKARLMSERERLASDLTVARAARVRLEGRVSTLEAELASLKAGAARKEPDSVQHIYARAHAELNAVKNDLLRRPKPSTSAPTASPSKPDEPG
- a CDS encoding IF-2 protein — its product is MNSPMSPSQHRPSLGRRATSAFTRLLVTLLLLGLGAAVVFLLSQLNARTFSLAQESGQLVVMKGRLLPTGAVPYRPGDARLADAYAPLGVEGRDVSMLVERKFTERDELDRALFPLLESLAQPKVQSDDPAVLEKGLYYLRRAELLTGLTEEQRRSLGTMKTEVAFFQAKQKLEEARRGVTEALTQLKLAAESRNRNTQRANQMLTTVGPAAQALERALRAVDASFEGSDAPALPTPAPAPTPEREGTPAGTPPPAGPAPGSTGEAPGTAR